A window of Metabacillus sp. B2-18 contains these coding sequences:
- a CDS encoding Na+/H+ antiporter subunit E, translating to MAFQILLNFILGFLWMFLSNDYSSLAFAKGYFFGILILFVLRRFFQHRFYLYNVIAIIKLLYIFLVELVKSNVSVLKVILSPKLNLRPGIFSLETELEKEWEITILSNLITLTPGTLVLEVSEDNKTLYIHAMDIDDVEQAKLDIKNTFEKAIKEVSR from the coding sequence ATGGCATTTCAAATTTTACTTAACTTTATTTTAGGGTTCTTATGGATGTTTCTTTCGAATGATTATTCTTCCTTAGCTTTTGCTAAAGGGTACTTTTTCGGGATATTAATTCTTTTTGTTCTAAGACGTTTTTTTCAACACAGATTTTATTTATATAACGTGATTGCGATTATTAAGCTTCTCTATATTTTCTTAGTAGAGCTTGTTAAATCCAATGTATCTGTACTAAAAGTAATACTCTCTCCCAAGCTTAATTTAAGACCAGGAATTTTTTCTCTTGAGACGGAGCTTGAAAAGGAGTGGGAAATTACGATTCTTTCCAATCTCATTACATTAACACCGGGAACTCTCGTGCTTGAAGTTTCTGAAGATAATAAAACATTATATATCCATGCAATGGATATTGATGACGTCGAACAAGCAAAACTTGATATAAAAAATACGTTTGAAAAAGCGATCAAGGAGGTGAGCCGTTAA
- a CDS encoding Na(+)/H(+) antiporter subunit F1: MFTLVMTISLIIVAISTLLFVYRLVKGPSTPDRVIALDAIGINLIAITAIISIVLNTSAFVEVILLLGILAFIGTVAFSKYLEKGEIIENDRNQ; this comes from the coding sequence ATGTTTACGCTAGTTATGACCATTTCACTCATTATCGTTGCCATCTCGACTCTTTTATTCGTCTATCGACTAGTAAAAGGACCATCAACACCAGATCGTGTTATAGCACTAGATGCAATCGGGATCAACTTAATTGCAATAACGGCTATTATCTCCATTGTTCTTAACACAAGTGCTTTTGTTGAGGTTATTCTTCTATTAGGAATATTGGCTTTTATTGGTACTGTTGCCTTTTCTAAATACCTGGAGAAAGGAGAGATCATTGAAAATGATCGAAATCAGTAA
- the mnhG gene encoding monovalent cation/H(+) antiporter subunit G: protein MIEISKFIVGFLILQGSLLSLIAAIGVVRLPDPYTRNHAASKSATLGIISILLGLFMYYLLIDHHANSRVLLGIIFVFITAPVAGHLISRAAYNTGVPLWEKSIQDDLAKARKHEKSR from the coding sequence ATGATCGAAATCAGTAAATTCATTGTTGGCTTTCTTATTCTCCAAGGTTCGTTACTAAGCTTAATAGCAGCAATCGGAGTTGTTCGTTTGCCTGATCCGTATACTCGTAACCATGCTGCTTCAAAGAGTGCTACATTAGGTATCATTAGTATCCTATTGGGATTATTTATGTATTATTTACTTATTGATCACCATGCAAATTCTAGGGTGCTTTTAGGGATTATCTTTGTCTTTATCACAGCGCCTGTTGCAGGACATCTAATAAGTAGAGCCGCATATAATACCGGTGTTCCGTTGTGGGAGAAAAGTATTCAAGATGATTTAGCTAAAGCAAGAAAACATGAAAAAAGTAGATGA